In the Corythoichthys intestinalis isolate RoL2023-P3 chromosome 18, ASM3026506v1, whole genome shotgun sequence genome, aaaactttttttgtttttttgcttagttaggtagagtagccaaaaccttttattcaagtaagagtagcattacttcaaaataatatttctcaagtaaaagtagtcatccaaaaagtaaaaaaaaaagtacagtatttggtgaaaagaatattcaaataatgagtaacattgagagtaactgcttacaatgtttttattttattttatttttttttcaaatttcactccaaaaactgatTCTTTGTGTTTCATCCACAGCACTTCACCTAGCAGTGATGCATGGCCGTCTTAACAATATAAGATCCCTCCTCACAGAGTCAAACATCGATGCTGAGGCCTTTAATCTCAGGTACAACCCAAAGTCAATTTTTATAATGAAATGTTTAcaagtaatttaatttttttacaccCAAAAATTAGGGGTCAGTCGCCCATGCACATTTTAGGCCACTATGGGAAAGAAAATGCTGCAGCCATTTTTGAATTGTTCCTGGAGTGTATGCCCGAATACCCTTTGGACAAGCCAGATAATGAAGGAAACACAGGTAGAAACCAGAGTTAATCGGTTGTTCATTGTAAACACATTGACTCTGATGTTTTTATTTGCAGTTTTGCTCCTGGCCTATATGAAAGGAAACGCTAACCTGTGCCGTGCCATTGTGAGAGCTGGTGCTCGCCTTGGAATCAATAATAATCAGGGCATTAATATTTTCAACTACCAAGTAGCAACAAAACAGTTGCTTTTTCGCCTTCTCGGTAAGTCAGTGTaactttgaaaattttaaagtttgttcaatgcatttttcaCTTAAAATATACACGCTCATTTTCATTTAAGGAAAAATGTTTGTTGTCAAATGTTATCTGTAATTATCTTATCGAGATGATGCAGTCGTAGAATTTGTTATTGTTATATCATACAGCACTATCGCCAAAATGATATAAAACTTTACATCGACATTTTGTATGTCTATCATTATTATCGCCATAAACAGACCTGATCCTATGATACAGATGCTCTGTAATAAGGCTGAAGCCATATTAGCAGttacagaaaatatttttatgacctaatatttttttaaaccttgcaCACTGCTACATAGATATGCTGTCCAAAGAGCCCCCTTGGTGTGATGGGTCCAATTGCTACGAGTGTATTGCCAAGTTTGGagtcacaactaggaaacatCACTGGTTAGTAGCTTGACctttccaagtattttttttagaatcatTGGTTTGTCACACTTCAATGTCCTTTCTCTCCAGCCGTCATTGTGGGCGTCTCTTGTGTCACAAGTGCTCTATAAAGGAGATCCCCATCATCAAGTTTGATTTAAACAAACCAGTGAGGGTGTGCGACATCTGCTTTGACGTACTAACTCTTGGTGGAGTGTCATAACAGTCGAGCAGATATTCCCTACCTGCTAATGTTGGCCTGGTCGGGGGCCCAACTTTGCAGTTACTGGCAACAGCATAAGGGACATCTGTAACAGGACATACTAACGAGTATTTCAGGCGATTCTGGACCAGTGGCTTTCGTTTGATAATGTCCAATTATGTGGCTCTTTCTCATCCTcttgctgtgaatttcaatgagttcatcaatagtgagacgtccaatccatttgaactaggatgatggcagctaatgaatgtttgttcatttgctaTCAaccatcccacttcaaatggatcagaagtctagtgccgtcaatggcagccaatgagttaatagatAGCAGTAGGACTGTGGTAATTTCTTAACTGCAATAATAATGGTAAATTCTTAACTACATAAACGGTCGTTGCAATTCAATAATGAACATTAATTACTTAAACACTGTTAGCAAAATGTTTAACTAATTATTTCAGTATCTGCAATCTATGCTGCCACCTGCCCAGCAGCATGATTTGTACGCTCGTGCTGTCAAAATGCAGTGTAAAACTCGACTCACAAGGTCAGTATGATATGGACTCTTTCTCTTGTGGCTTTGTATTGTATTACCTGAATACATTATGaaatgaaatacattttttcagACTCTGAAGCATAACATGGACATTTCAGTTTCACTTGCGTGGCGCAAAAATGGCTGAGCTGCCCAAAAATATGAAATCATTGATGAGTGGGTTGTTTGAACCATTATTGATACGTTTGGTGTGTATAAGCACGAACAAGCAATTTTGTATGCCTCTGCATGTACTATAATTTGTAGCATTTCAGGACAATGTCCTTTCTTCGAAATCAGTCAATTTAGGAGTACATTCCAGTTTTGACTTGACCATGAGGTCCTTGTCGCCACAATGATGCctcaagtcaagttgtcttgaCCTGACACATAACCGCCATTTTGATTTTCTAAGCCTAACAGGTGCACTTTATAAAGATCATGTGACATGTCCAATAGTTTGAGGGGATGAGAATGATAGGGATGGCCGATTAGTAAGGCCTCTTTAAGTATTGTTCAATTGTACAGATAAATGTGTAATATTTTTTGACCACTGCTACCATTTTTGTACTTAATGCAGTTTGTGATTGTCATTGTGACAGACTTAAATCCTGCCTCTGTTAATCTTTTATGCACATTCTAAAATCTTTTATGCACATTGTATTGTATCTGTATGCTCAGATATCTAGCCCTTCTCTTCCGAGTGTATCCTTTTAGAAAAAGGAAGAACAACTTTACATAAAGGTCATTTAAAACAATGTCTTTGTCCCCACAGtctgttcatttaatttaaacctccatgcaggaagcacaaatgttttgaacaactgtccattaaaaaaaaaaaaaaaagttatgctACTATAGCGCAAGAGACCTCATGTGTCGGGCAGCCATCATATTCCTGCAGGTTGGGGTTCTCGTTGGCTGTAGATGGATCTTCCACACAGACGCAACGGGACCCACTCGCACCTACTGAGAATAATTTTCGCGGGACACCAGTCCAACTTCTTTGAATTCCACCACTGTTGAGAAGAGTATAAAAATGCAGTCACAAAACTGCATCTCTGATATTTGTACATGCTTCCACTGTTTATTTACCTCTGGGTGGAGCACCAGACTCTCCCTCCCCTAGCTGTACTCCACTGTGAGTTACAGGAAGGGTAGTAAAGCATTTCTGCTTCTGTCTTTGCTTTGAGTTGCTGGCCTTTTACAAGCAATGATTCAACATGCAATAGAAACGCTGTGGGTTTTCCACTTTTGGAATAGAACCGTCCTATCACCAAACCTGGAGagaaaatattttgaagtgAAATGAAGATTCAATGGGTGCAATCGGTATACAAAACGCTACATTCCATCTGTTAATGACAATTGTAATGGAAAGTGGACTGTATGTACACGCCTTAGAAACATTCACATTCCAGCTGAAAGCTGCACAATACAGTATTGTCAAAACAGTACTCACCTACACTTTGATAGGTCCTTTGATAAAAGAGCAGCCAGTCAAACAGGGCTACCACCTGTAATGGGGACAAGCTGGACACATCATCTGTCAACCCACTTTCTGTAAAATCTCCTGTGATGAAGGCCAGTGATGCATCCTTTCCTAGGTAAATAAAGATGCATACTTATTATCAATCTGAAGACCCATTTTCAGTTTAAGGTAATTCATCATTACAAAACATGGACAGGCTTTTTGAGAATTAGAGTTCAGTGAAtgagataaaataaaaacatgcacatGTGTGCTACTACTGGCGCACTCGCAGCCTACAGGCATTAATAAGTCTGAATGCCCTCTAATGGTAAATTCTCTCGATCGCTGCCACCCGCAGTCAaatcggattggacgtctgtcatcgTTAATGACAGTGGCACAATCACTCATTGCCAGCCTCCACTACTTGAAACcgatttgatgtctatcatttttaatggcagtgaataagGGGGGAAAATAGGCATACCTGTGCATAGGGCTGGTATTTACTTTCGCAAACAGCTTGGTAATACACTGCACAGCATATGACTACAGAAACATGCAATAATACATTTATTGTTAAAGATAACATTGTCAAATGCATACATTAATCGGAATCACCTGCCAAAAAGTGATATGCCCCACCAGGCCCATAATGCTTACGACCCTCGCGCACGTCAAACACCTGCCCGAGTATGGCCAGGTAAATACCCTTGCTGCCTTCTTTGCCGTCGTACAACGACAACTCGTGGCTATTCAGGAGTGGCCTCGGTAACTCCTGTCTAGATTTACTtcctgatttcaaccaccactgGCCAGGAAGGAAAAGCGCTGCCAAGCACGCCGATAAGATTGACAGTATTACATagcagagcattgtttaaatgtTTGCCAATATTACATAGCAGCGCATTGTTTAAATGTTGATGCTGTAATTTCCGACATTTTCATTGACCCATTAGCGCCTTCGCAGATACTTCCGTAAACGAAGAAGAGATTGGGCATGCGCATATGGCTAACGTAAACAACGTTTCAGGCAAGTCCACCACGTACTGTACGTCAATGCGGTAGTAGTGTAGGTT is a window encoding:
- the LOC130906402 gene encoding neuferricin, translating into MLCYVILSILSACLAALFLPGQWWLKSGSKSRQELPRPLLNSHELSLYDGKEGSKGIYLAILGQVFDVREGRKHYGPGGAYHFLAGKDASLAFITGDFTESGLTDDVSSLSPLQVVALFDWLLFYQRTYQSVGLVIGRFYSKSGKPTAFLLHVESLLVKGQQLKAKTEAEMLYYPSCNSQWSTARGGRVWCSTQSGGIQRSWTGVPRKLFSVGASGSRCVCVEDPSTANENPNLQEYDGCPTHEAILQSEP